The sequence GATGGCTTAAAggcaatttcaattttttaaaaatagtggccTATGAGGTATGCTTAGCCTTTTGAAAGAGAGATGCTTTTCAAAGAAATGCCCCCAAATTTTCACATGCCTATAGACTTCATAGAGGCTTTCTAAGAAAATTTAATGTAATACGGGTTTCCACCATAATGGTCTCACCTAGACACTCTGCCATTTAAATTTCCACAGGGGCTTGATATTTACAGAAACTTCTGAATCGTGACAaccttgtttatctgtttgaagcttttttttttttttttttgcggtacgcaggcctctcactgttgtggcctcacccgctgcggagcacaggctccggacgcgcaggctcagcggccatggctcgtggacccagccgctccgcggcatgtgggatcttcccggaccggggcacgaacccgtgtcccctgcatcggcagtcagactctcaaccactgtgccaccagggaagacctgaagCTCATTTTTATATGCTAGGTTTTACTAAGCAGAGTATAATAAAAGGGCTACTTAAGGTTTTTTGAAGATTTAGAACAAAATATTGTTCCATCACCTGTGTCTTAAGTGGAAACACTAAGGCAGGATTTCTCCACCCCGGGCATTACTCACATTTGGGCTGGACCCTCCCTTGTCGggggctgtgctgtgctgtgtaggaagtttagcagcatccctcGCCTCAAGCCACTAGATCTGAATAGCACCCCTCTCTtgccctccccacctgccacTACTTTTGACAACcaaaaaatatctccagacatagCCAAACGCCCCTGGGAGGCAAAATGAGCCTAGGTGAGAAGTGCTGCTCTAAGGCATGCTATTTTGTGCATCTTCAAGATTCTACACTAAGCCTCAATCTTTACTTTTACAGAGAAGGCATATAATGTAAGATGAAAACAAGTAGGACCAAAACATTCTGGCAggggaaaatattctaaaatataaccAAGCCGAGATTGTAATTATAAATCAGTCACTTTCTGGGCAGCAAGGTCTGATTTCAGCTGAACCTCAGCTAATTTCAAAGTCATTTCTCTGTAAAGGGCACCACTCACTTTTAGGTTCGTCCCCagcttttgcttcttttctctctgaagttCTTTTCTGTAGGCATGGATGCTTTCCTCTATGTCTGATAAAGCAGCCACATCACCACTAGTCTTTTCTTTGCTTGCTTCACAACTCTGCACCAAGTTGCTTTCAACcttaactaaggcagaagaaaaagaaccaagGATAACCAATTCCTTCTCCAAAGCTAATCCCAAATGACCAATTAGGAAATCCTCACTTCCTAATTTTAGATATTTGAAGAAACTGTTTATAGGGAGAACGCTGCTGAGATTATGAAGGCACTGGAACAAAACTGTTTGATTCCTGgaataaaaaaccaaacacaatATTACACAACTTAGGACAGTGAAAAATGGTCACGTACAACATACTGTAGTAATCAATTAATATTCATTTCTAAACTCTTTAGTAATCATCAGAATCAATAATGCATTCATGTGGTCACTGACATAATTCAGACTGTAGCAATCAAATACGGTCAGccccgtggttggttgaatcgcagatgtggaacccatggGTATGGAGGGCGGACCATACTATGCCGTCCTCTAGGACTCGAGCATCCGTGGATTTTTGTGTCCactggggtcctggaaccaatcctccatggatacagaggaacagCCGTATACATATCCTAAACCAACTCAGTTAGTATTAATCAGGTTGCTTCCTGATTAAAGTTCTTTCTCTGAGTAATAagatcaaaattatatttttaaaacttcactgtGGGGGAGTAGTAAGGGGAAATCTTAAAGTCATTATTAGGCCCTAATCAACCCCAccaaaaagccaaaaacaaacataaaatcaaaacGGCTTCAGTTCCTAAATGAGACCACCTGTTCATTCATGTTGTACCAGGCGATGACCTGGACATGTCCCACAGTGGTATAGAACACTACCACGGGGATCCCTGTTGCACGCAcgcgcgcgcgtgcgcgcacacacacacacacacacacacacacacacacacacttccctggACCAATTCCAATTTGACGTGCATTACCTGGAATAGACTATTAAAATCCCTTCAAATGGTGTTCTTTGTTTCCAGTTGAAGAGTGTCCCATAGAAGCTTCCTGGCCTTTTGCAAAAGCAAATTTCTGGAAATTCTTTGATAACTTCACATTCCATGTGTTCTAAGAGCCATACCTTCATTGAAGTCAGAGCATAGCTGGGTGATATTATTTGAAAACAAGCTCTCTGCCAGGCCGCGAGAAGCGCAAAGAGATCTTCCATGTGTTCTATGGCAAAAACATGTCACAAGTGCTGTCATTAAACTCTGCCCATTATCACATAAAGGgagttcttaaaattttctgattcTATTAGGTATATGATTAAAAAGGACCCACAAAAATTACCTATAGgtttcttctttggaaatgtcAGTAGGTATTTTCCACTTGAAAGATCTTCTAGACTTAAAGCAATTCTGCCACACTGAACATAACGAGTTGCAGAATGGTTACCATTGTCTCTCTCTCTAATTTGTAGCAGCACAATGCAACAAAAATTACCGAATGCTAACAGTGGCGAAAGAGATGTTACAGCAGTAATCATCTGCACATACTCTTTCTCAGATGGTTGTACAAAAACAAtgctttcctgtttctcttccgCACTATCAACActcaacttgattttttttacctCTGATCCTATTTCATATGGCACTGAGCCTGGTACTGGGGAAGACTTCCTACTCAACTTGATCACCCTACTTTGACACTTAATGAGCAGAAAGCTGGAGTTAGGGGCTTGATCCATTGACAGCGATAAAGTCACATGATTCAgggacctgtaaaaaatacagagcTCTGTTTACTCTAAAAGCTCATTCTTTAAAATCAAACAGATGATTAAATGCCAtacaaacaacaaccaaaaagttttattctctcctttcctAGGAAACAtcatttcaaatgtaaaatatatcagAATATTAAGTGTAAAagccaaacacatttttaaagattctgtaaTAGCACTTCTCTTGAAATAGGAAAGCAAAGACGTTATAAATATGCTGGACTTAAGGAAGTAATTTTTTTAGGAGAAAGGAAAGGTAAAGTAatgcctgtattttatttttgaggtagatttttctcctttcctcttaaacaagaaaaaaaaaactactaagtTTTTAAAAGAGTCGATTTTGGTAATTATTTAGAATGAAATACCTCCATGCactatatttctgttggacagtgctgttGTAGAGCATCAAGATAATGTTATCATGTTAGAATTTACTTACACCTTCAAAGATGTGGTTTTCACTCCAACAACCAAGCTATCTTCTATTACACGATACCATATCTTCTCTACTAGCTGTTCTGAATCTTGAAAATTATCTGATAACTTTTCATCAAAGGTATagacaggattttcttcttcaCCACAAAGAGTGGCAAGACATTCCTtatggaaaaatgtttaaataactgattacaaaaaaaaaaaaaacaaaaaacctgccaAATgtatcaaaactaaaaaaaaaatataaaccagCTTTTGGCTGGGCCTTATggcttacatatttaaaaataaattatcatcAATAATATATTATAGATTACACATAATTCactaaaataaaacttataaaacatataattaaCCATCTACTTGGATTAAGAAGCATGGCCTGACTGTAAACAGGGCTCTGGGTACCCAACACAGAGCCAGCAGGGATGTAAACCTGGAgtccattttgaaaaataatctcaCAATATGTGCTCAAGGCATGCTGAGAACAATCCAATCTTTATCTTAGCAGTGACTAACTCTAAACTGTAACTGGAAACTTTTGTATGAATAACAGTGATTAAACTATCTTAGGACAGCTGATCGATTATtgctaaaattttcttcttttatttttccttatttaaaaaaaattctagtatAATTGATGccaaaattttcttcttaaagacCAGGCCACTCACTTATTTCCGCACACATATGGATTtataatagaaatggaaataggaggaggagtaatgataataataatacacaacacttactgaatgcttgcTATAtgttaggcactgttctaaacgcCATTCATGCGTCAATTTGTTTAACCATCACAATAACTCTACTACCCTAGGTCGGTAgtattattatctacattttccagataaggaaacttgaggcacagggaggttaggTACCTCGCCCCAGGTCACCCAGTTAGCAAGACTCAGAGCTGGAATCTGAACCAGAGGCAACTGCTTCCAGAGCCCATGTTGCACATTAACCACTACTCTATACTGCCCCTCTATGTGGTAATTACTGAAAAAAGATATGGGCACTTACATTACAGTGAATGAAACATGTTCCTAGGAATCTGACACTTCTGCCAGTAGCTGTGAGATTTGAGGCAGGCTGTTCACCTGAAACCCGCAGAAATTTTTATTACCTGCCAGAATTGCTCTTAAAGTTAACAATGTAAAGGGCCCCAAACAGTGCCTTGTACGCAGTGGCTTCAATGCACTAATTTGTAacatttcttccccttttctaaCACCGGCAAAATCACCGGGGTCAAGTGGGGAAGGGAAATGGGAAGACTTTGAACAGTGACTTTCTACAAGGACTCGCAAGAGGTTTCCCAGGAGATGAGAACAGTAATACAGAAATGCAAGAcgatgtgcttttgttttttacgtTAATGGAATCATATTTTGGGCCAAAATCATCATATGGCTAAGACCGAAATACAGACACAAGGCAAAGAGCATTACAAGAACAGTAAATCTTAAAAAGGGAGTCAAAGCAAGGCACTAAAGTgccttgagggaagaaaatgcaACTTCAAGTGTATCTATGTCCAGCTTTTCTTGATTTATCTGTAACTCTGCTATGCTATCTTTCTCTGTAGGGAACGAATGTGCATAAATCCTATTTTTTATGAAGTCAAAGCAGTTTTTGCTCACTTTCTACATTACTATACTGGCACAAGTAACTGCAAGGTACCTGACGAGGTTCTTACGATGGTCAACCACAAGGGAAACCagagtaaaattataaaaagcagaTATGAGGACTAGAAGAGCATAGCAATTTAGGGACATTAAGTAGAGGAATAAATATCCTTAGAAATGAACCATGCAACAGActaaaagaataattatattaatgATGAAATTATGTCACCATTAATACAAGGTAAAATAATACTCAGTATATTCTGTTTAAGAAGTCAGAAAACATATACAATTGCCCCTTGAACAAAAGGAGTTTGAActgcgcaggtccacttatatgtggattttcttcaatagtaaatactacagtactactcGATCACCAGTTGCTTGAATCTGCAGATGGGGAACCAGGGATACAGATGGCCCACAGTAAAGTTACTTGTGGATTTTCACTGCGTGTAGGGTCGGCACCCCtgacccccatgttgttcaagggttaactgtaatTCACTTAGGAGTAATTTCTATTCAAACTATACAAATAAAACAGTTTAATATTTAAACCTTGTTTAAACAAAAGGACTTGTTCCCCGAGGTTCCTGATAACTGAGATTTTAATATCCTACAGAACAATTTGCAAATTGGTAAAATATTTGGCTTTTTAACCAAATAGTTTTCAATGTCATAAAAGCCCACCATTACATAATCCCTGCCACTTTGCTTCTTGATCCATTGTGCAGCATTTTCTAATATATTCCAATATTCTCATTTATAGAACTCTTCAATAGCTTATAGGTTTTCAATTCATAAAATGATAAAACGGTCACATGATCAAGTTTACCTCCTCTGCACTTGATGTACTATCATCTTTCCCTTGAAACAGGTTCATTAAAGCCTTGtaagattttgaaataattttttccttaagCAAGAGATGCTGCTGTAATTCCTGAACAGAAACCAAACCAACCTGTAgagtataaagaaaaatcattgccagagacacaataaatgaaaccgAACGTACCAATAATTCAGTaagtattttctccaaatttgcttattaattcatttttctacaAACAAGTAAAGAATACGTCTCAGAgcaaaactatttacaaaatttGAGTCTctaattacaaaggaaaataaacacagcaaataattataatagtttaCATATCAAATTGAGAGAATGCCAATGTATTTGCATCTGTTTCACTAGTGAGTTAAGTAATGAATCAATATGAATAAGTCCAATCAATATTACTAAAAAGCAAGGCCTACCAACACTCCTACTCCAACAAGAAAACTGTTTTGCTTGTTGAAATAATTTCTGCTTCAAAAAGCAAGACGTATCATTATGAACGGAATTGCTTACCTTTGATTTGATACTGCCTGAAATCCTCTGTTCATATGACCTTTAtagcaaaattttaaaggtaacatGTAACTGTCACACGTTAATTGTTGAGCAAATAAACTCAATGCTCGGGTCCAGTCTTAACTATCAGGGGGTAAAAACTGGCTCTGAACTGGGCAAACAGCAAACCATTCCTTTTATTATACTAGATAAATAGATTTCAGCACTAAGGATGAAAcattcatgaaatatattttactcctgaaaatttaaaaagagtcgcGTCACTGAACATTTAGAAGCGGCTTCATTTCAGATGGATATCTGAGACTGTTAAGTATTAATTCAGCTTTTAATATAACATGTTCTTCTAGACTGAAAAAAACAAGATGCAGCCTGcatttgcctttcttttaaattacattttaaggcagataaattctttttccttttatcaatGAATAGAAGTTGGAGAGTAAAGACTGAATTCTATCTTCCCTCGGTGCACAAAGCACGTAAAGTGTCTACCTAACGTTTTAAAACTTCATCTGTTAGCCTACCTCCGAGGGCTCCACGTCATTCACGTTCCATCATTCATTGGCCAAGTAACTCACGACTGTGAGGCCGTGAGATGTACCTGTCTGGGGTGGAGAGCCAAGTGTGAAGCTGCTGGAGGGGCAGAGAGTGGAAGAGAAGGCTACACAGGCAGAATGACAATGAGGGCACCCTCAGAAATTATCCGTGGTCTCTCTTCCCTACTCTCTTCAGCATGACCCTCACTCCAGGAATAAATCGTGTGTCATTAGACTTCTTAAATATTCTATGTTGTTACAAGTTTTgttagaaaattatgaaaataagcCCATGATAACAAATTTAAACAACATAAAAAGACATCTCACCTTCCCTTCCTAGACCCTCAATCCCATTTGCACAGCCAAAAGATTGCTTAcctttccagaacttttccatgTATATGTTAAGGTATGCTTTCATTCTCCTCCTCATAAACAAGACCTACCCCAAACCAAACAGAGGAGCACACTGCACTGCGTGACACTGAATCTTGCTTTCCTGTTCTTATTGTGATCTCTTTCATACGTGCAGAAGAGTTTGCAAGACAAAAAAGCAGTTCATAGACTAATGATGAAGTAGATACCCCTGGAACCACACCCAGGTCAAAAAAGCAGCACTTTAGGAGCAGCCCATGGGCCCTCTCCAATAGAGAACCTCTCTCTGCCGGAGGCAACACTACCCTGGCCTTTCAGGATAACTTCCTTGTTGGTCTTCATCATTTTACCATCATCATATGAACTCCTAAAGAATATgtttagtctgtgtgtgtgttctgctTCTGAACTTTTATAAGTGGAATCGTTCTGTATGTAATCGCTTTTCGAGTCATCTATTTGTCGCTAGTAGCTGCAGCTCGTGCCTTTCACTGCTCTGTAGCATCCCATCGGCTCACTACACCagttcccctctccttcctcccgcTGATGGACAGCTGGGTTATGCCCAGCTGTGGAgcattacaaacaatgctgctgtgaacattcctgTACCTAGGCACAAGTGTCTCCAAGGTCCTGGCCTCTCCTTATCCCCTCCAACAAGTGgctggaaaataaaatgcatagggGAAAGAACAGTGAGCCGAACTCTAGCTCTAGCTCTGCAAGCCACCTCACATTTCTGGCTCTCCATCTGCTTCCTTGTATGCAAAATGGCGGAGAGGTAGATTTGTTCATCTCTAAAAGGCCTTGCAGCGCTTAGAAATGTTTTGAGCCACATTGAGAGCTAGTGGTAGCATGTGGATACTTGAAACAACATGGACGCTCAGCTATCTCTCGTACGTCCCTGCcttccctctctgtttctttcagattttccttctttgtctctgttgaTACCTTCTAGATAATTTTCTTAACAGTCTAGTTTGCTTATTTGCTCCACATCTCTGAGTCAACTGTTAAActcatctgtttttttaaatttcaatttaattttagtttatagaaatggttattttctgtgaaaaattaatCATGATGCCTTGTTTCTTCATGTGCTTAATTATTCTGTAGGTggctcattttctttcaaaaattacttGTGAGATTCAGAAGAGACCTAGGATAAATGTGTATTCCTAGAGAGGATTTTATGTTGTTTCTGCCAGGTG is a genomic window of Phocoena sinus isolate mPhoSin1 chromosome X, mPhoSin1.pri, whole genome shotgun sequence containing:
- the FANCB gene encoding Fanconi anemia group B protein isoform X2, producing the protein MSSNEQERLFCYNGEVLVFRLSKGNFVDEGPTKTTVLHVRRMVFDRGTGVFVQKSTGFFRIKEEYSHLRIIGCNCVSDFRTGINLPYIMIQCIKKSNVFRYFLLFLHSTNKFEKRLSFSLHCELKDSIRILNGPLVLWRHVQTFFYISSQTGKVVTMSIKFSSIEWAGEIENVGMVLLGRKRCNLSEEGCTPQPSKSDYATWNTQFCVYSLEREEVISDTYIIPPVYTSVITCVHVCATEIVNNRLRMSLIALTQKNQLISFQNGTPKSVCQLPFGDPCAVQLMDSGGGDLLFVISFRASDACAVWEKNFQVAAKWEKVSSVLIDDFLGTGTEQVLLLFKDPLNSDCLSSFKITDLDNLNYSSESLDYNEDELFDGKENYLVVPPLERRLKVGLVSVQELQQHLLLKEKIISKSYKALMNLFQGKDDSTSSAEEECLATLCGEEENPVYTFDEKLSDNFQDSEQLVEKIWYRVIEDSLVVGVKTTSLKVSLNHVTLSLSMDQAPNSSFLLIKCQSRVIKLSRKSSPVPGSVPYEIGSEVKKIKLSVDSAEEKQESIVFVQPSEKEYVQMITAVTSLSPLLAFGNFCCIVLLQIRERDNGNHSATRYVQCGRIALSLEDLSSGKYLLTFPKKKPIEHMEDLFALLAAWQRACFQIISPSYALTSMKVWLLEHMECEVIKEFPEICFCKRPGSFYGTLFNWKQRTPFEGILIVYSRNQTVLFQCLHNLSSVLPINSFFKYLKLGSEDFLIGHLGLALEKELVILGSFSSALVKVESNLVQSCEASKEKTSGDVAALSDIEESIHAYRKELQREKKQKLGTNLKVSGALYREMTLKLAEVQLKSDLAAQKVTDL